The sequence AATCCGATACTCGAAAAGGCTATGACCTTATTGGCTTTTCTCCGTTTGTCCTCCCCAGGCTCTGCCATCATGTATCAGTAGGCTTGAGTTTCAACATCTGTCTAGAAGCAAAAGCGTTGAAGGCCAGATAGCTCAACAGGAAGGCCAATCCGAAGGGGATCTTCTCCGCATCGGGACTGTTGATAGCGATCGCAATAAAGAGGACCAAGGAAAGGATCAGCTTGAGCACCACTCCCATCATATAGCGATTTGCAAAAAGCGTGGGGCGCTTTCCGATGCTGCTCTTCATCAACGAATGATTGAAGATGGTAATGAGCAGAAAGAAGAGCAAGAGGACATAGAATCGCCACTCGGCCAGTTCAAATGGCCATACCTGCTGACTGCCATGGTAGATAGCTAGTAAGAGGAGAGTGAGCAATACGAGTCCTGTCAAGAAAGGACGTGGGAGAGCCATGGAGCGCAGTGATCAAGCGCCTATAGCAGAGACTCCGGGCTTACGCTCACCTGTCGCAGCACTTGGAGCGGCTGGACGAGCACTTGAGCTTTTCTGCTCAGGGCGCTCGGGTATCTCAGGACTGTCGGATTTCAAATTACAGGTACAGGTCAACTTAGCGCCTTCTGCGACCATCAATCGCTGGAAGAAAGCATCACCGCTGATTGACGATGTAGACTTGAGGCTTAGTAGTCCGTTGACAGAGAGTTTGCCATCGAAACGGCCTTCTATCTCTGCATCCTTGCATTTCACGTTCCCCTTGACGTGTCCCTTAGCACCGATGATCAATTTGCCATCGATCTTCATATCTCCTTCTACTTCACCGTCTATGCGGAAATTCCCAGGAGAGTTGATCTCTCCTTTCAGTCGGGTGCCTTCAACTATACTGTTGACCCTGAGGTTCTGTGTGTGATCATTCGTCTTAGCCATTGGAATTGGGCTTTAGCGTTTATAATATTCCTTGAAGAACTCGATGTATCCATCTATGTCCTTGGTCTTGAATAAGGTAGCAAAATTCTTTGAAGTGATGACAAAGGCTTCGAAGGCTTGATCATTGACTCCGAGCAAAATGGTCTCTTCCCCTTCATAGGCACCTAGATAGTGCAATGCGTCCTCCTTGCCTTCAAAAGTCCTGACAAGCAGGATCTGCGCTTCGGAATTGATGAAACTATTGGTCACCTTGAAGGATTCTCCTCTGAAGTATTCTGCATTGAAATCGCTCACCTTGCCTTTGACATCGTTCATCTTCACTCCTCGGTTTGGAACAAGGATGGCGAAATAATGATCCATGTTATCCTTGATGATATAGTCTCCTTTAGGACCTTGGCGTTCTTCTTCTTCAGAGGGAGGTGTATCTTCCTTGGTAGCCGTCTCTTCCGGTTTGGACTCTTCTTCCAATAATCCAAGAAGACGTTTGGCCTCTTCACCTTCTTCCGTCTCTGGGAATTTTGCCACGATCTCTCGCAAAGCGGCTATATAATTCTCCCGATCCTTCTTCCCCGCAATAGCCATGGCCCTGAGCAGATAGTACTTAGGGAGCAAGCGATTGCCCGTATCGTTATTCATCACATCGAGGCAGGCGGTCAGCACTTCGGTATAGTTCCTCATGCGGTACTGTCGGAAGGTGTTCTCATAATCCTCGGTCTCTTGGATACGCGCCTGTTCATTGCTGGCCACATACTCCGGGTCTTCAATGAGTCGGGCAAATTCACTCTGGGGGAAGTCCTCGGTTATCAATTCGGCATAGTAGGCCGAGGTAGCTCGTGGATCGGGTGCAAAATAGGAAGGGTCTTCT comes from Flavobacteriales bacterium and encodes:
- a CDS encoding polymer-forming cytoskeletal protein — its product is MAKTNDHTQNLRVNSIVEGTRLKGEINSPGNFRIDGEVEGDMKIDGKLIIGAKGHVKGNVKCKDAEIEGRFDGKLSVNGLLSLKSTSSISGDAFFQRLMVAEGAKLTCTCNLKSDSPEIPERPEQKSSSARPAAPSAATGERKPGVSAIGA